In Candidatus Rokuibacteriota bacterium, a single window of DNA contains:
- a CDS encoding adenosylcobinamide amidohydrolase, whose product MIQGLAVEIGPEAVVICAELPLRALSSAVVGGGLAQARAIVNLHVPKDDPCADPGAMVADFARRAAVPEPYVGLLTSAWTEQATVGEASGGGFAAVAVTTVGLSNRIAAGRSATLGWAPSTINTIVIVEADPEPAALVNAVITVTEVKALLLMEGGIRDGDGGPATGTSTDAVVIAATGRGPRARFGGPASPLGWVIARAARQALGEGVRGWRERNP is encoded by the coding sequence ATGATCCAGGGACTCGCCGTGGAGATCGGGCCGGAGGCGGTCGTGATTTGCGCGGAGCTGCCGCTGCGGGCGCTCTCCTCCGCGGTCGTGGGCGGTGGGCTCGCTCAGGCCCGCGCCATCGTCAACCTGCACGTGCCCAAGGACGATCCCTGCGCGGACCCGGGAGCGATGGTGGCGGACTTCGCGCGGCGCGCGGCCGTCCCCGAGCCCTACGTGGGCCTCCTCACCTCGGCCTGGACGGAGCAGGCCACGGTGGGCGAGGCCTCGGGCGGGGGCTTCGCGGCCGTGGCCGTCACCACCGTCGGGCTCAGCAATCGTATCGCCGCCGGCCGGAGCGCGACGCTCGGCTGGGCGCCCTCCACCATCAACACCATCGTCATCGTCGAGGCCGACCCGGAGCCCGCCGCCCTCGTCAACGCCGTGATCACCGTCACCGAGGTGAAGGCGTTGCTCCTGATGGAAGGTGGGATCCGCGACGGTGACGGCGGCCCCGCCACGGGCACCTCGACCGACGCTGTCGTGATCGCCGCGACGGGCCGGGGGCCTCGCGCGCGCTTCGGCGGGCCTGCCAGCCCCCTCGGGTGGGTCATCGCCCGCGCCGCGAGGCAGGCGCTCGGAGAGGGTGTCCGTGGCTGGAGGGAGCGGAATCCATGA
- a CDS encoding energy transducer TonB, with amino-acid sequence MSVRRAALLLGSAGLHAAVLALLALVAVKAGFRPVLVVHLSAWEAVTVRPAVAAPPLRLGSDGGPARRMKGMRWARSPGPPSVETAADASMSGAPRPRLHSQDPGDASESAPSRAREGSATAEQPPERHGVALERPPAAPLEDGAREHSASGTRDAVPGGPTAAAPSGPGALAAAGHGGAASAGPGAAGSPAAWASGGGRDGSRGLGLSGGSRVALVGSGDGRGGVPPEYGPYLARFRQRVQDALVFPLAARRRGLSGAVELDVLIDAAGKVEKVEVASSSSHAMLDEAALETVREMAPLPLPETLPARPLRVKLPLVFELR; translated from the coding sequence ATGAGCGTGCGCCGGGCGGCGCTGCTGCTGGGTTCGGCGGGGCTCCATGCCGCCGTACTGGCGCTGCTGGCCCTGGTGGCGGTGAAGGCGGGCTTCCGCCCGGTCCTGGTGGTGCACCTCTCTGCGTGGGAGGCCGTCACGGTGCGGCCGGCCGTGGCCGCCCCCCCGTTGCGCCTGGGCTCCGATGGGGGGCCCGCGCGGAGGATGAAGGGGATGCGCTGGGCGCGTTCCCCAGGGCCCCCGTCCGTCGAGACCGCCGCCGACGCTTCCATGAGCGGGGCGCCGAGGCCCCGGCTCCACAGCCAGGATCCTGGCGACGCCTCCGAATCCGCGCCCTCGCGGGCCCGGGAAGGGAGCGCCACCGCGGAGCAGCCTCCGGAGCGCCATGGCGTCGCGCTCGAGCGCCCCCCGGCCGCGCCCTTGGAGGACGGTGCCCGGGAGCACTCGGCATCGGGGACGAGAGATGCGGTTCCTGGTGGCCCGACGGCGGCGGCTCCATCGGGTCCAGGCGCTCTCGCCGCCGCGGGGCATGGTGGCGCGGCGAGCGCGGGCCCGGGCGCGGCGGGGAGCCCGGCCGCGTGGGCATCGGGGGGCGGGCGCGACGGGAGCCGGGGTCTCGGACTGAGCGGGGGCTCGCGGGTCGCGCTCGTGGGGTCGGGTGACGGGCGGGGTGGCGTTCCACCCGAGTACGGCCCGTATCTCGCTCGCTTCCGGCAGCGGGTCCAGGACGCGCTCGTCTTCCCCCTGGCCGCGAGGCGACGGGGGCTCTCGGGCGCGGTGGAGCTCGACGTGCTGATCGACGCGGCCGGCAAGGTCGAGAAGGTGGAGGTGGCGTCCTCCTCGTCCCATGCCATGCTGGACGAGGCGGCGCTGGAGACGGTGCGAGAGATGGCGCCGCTGCCGCTTCCCGAGACGCTGCCCGCCCGCCCCCTCAGGGTCAAGCTCCCGCTGGTCTTCGAGCTGCGCTGA
- the cobD gene encoding cobalamin biosynthesis protein CobD encodes MTVLLLAVALDLMLGEPPSRWHPVAWAGRLLGAGARLAPPGPPWLLRLHGALLVAGVAGAAALAAGIAAGWAGRWAWLQTLVAACLLKYTFSVRRLFAAVDEVRRALARGDLAEARRALALHLVSRPTGSLDEGAAASAAIESLAENLTDSVVAPLCLFLVGGVPAAWAYRAVNTADAMIGYRDGRLEHLGKAAARLDDLLNLIPARLAAAALVAGAWCAGQSARPAWATLRRDGGLTASPNAGRTMAAMAGALGVTLAKPGHYRLGAGPAPDVRAIERGLAVARWACGLWLAAAALALAVLS; translated from the coding sequence ATGACGGTGCTGCTGCTGGCGGTGGCGCTGGATCTGATGCTGGGAGAGCCGCCGAGCCGCTGGCACCCGGTGGCGTGGGCCGGGCGCCTCCTCGGTGCCGGCGCGCGCCTGGCCCCGCCGGGCCCGCCGTGGCTGCTCCGGCTCCACGGGGCCCTCCTCGTCGCCGGCGTGGCGGGGGCGGCCGCCCTCGCAGCCGGGATCGCCGCGGGATGGGCCGGACGGTGGGCGTGGCTCCAAACCCTGGTGGCCGCCTGCCTCCTCAAGTACACCTTCTCGGTGAGGCGCCTCTTCGCGGCGGTGGACGAGGTGCGGCGGGCCCTGGCCCGCGGCGACCTGGCGGAAGCCCGACGGGCGCTGGCCCTCCATCTGGTGAGCCGCCCGACCGGGTCGCTCGACGAGGGCGCTGCCGCCTCGGCCGCCATCGAGTCACTCGCAGAGAACCTCACCGACAGCGTGGTGGCGCCCCTCTGTCTCTTCCTCGTGGGCGGGGTGCCGGCCGCATGGGCCTACCGCGCCGTGAACACGGCTGACGCGATGATCGGCTACCGGGACGGCCGCCTCGAGCACCTCGGGAAGGCGGCCGCGCGCCTGGACGACCTCCTCAACCTGATCCCGGCGCGGCTCGCGGCAGCGGCGCTGGTCGCGGGGGCGTGGTGCGCCGGGCAGTCCGCCCGGCCAGCCTGGGCGACGCTGAGAAGAGACGGCGGGCTCACCGCCAGCCCCAATGCGGGACGCACCATGGCCGCCATGGCGGGCGCCCTCGGCGTCACGCTCGCCAAGCCCGGCCACTACCGGCTCGGCGCGGGCCCCGCGCCGGATGTCCGCGCGATCGAGCGAGGGCTTGCCGTCGCCCGCTGGGCTTGCGGGCTCTGGCTCGCGGCGGCCGCCCTCGCGCTGGCCGTGCTGTCATGA
- a CDS encoding SPOR domain-containing protein, translating into MTRNGAGGGPGFFQRAGFGVAAVVILALTFTLGMLVGRQWTRPASQAATPDAARKGAVPVRRGGLGEMEAERPRGLSEKLTFYQTLTAPLGPTNSHAKGKSEEKGRPEARPRPEAGPAADASPKAEGVARPVTAPGEPGGSRVEGPGRASPATGTVWTVQVGAFKNRKQADAVQRALSGAGFPAEITALTAEDGQPRHRVRVGWFKTRSDAEQMAERLRAERALATYVTAN; encoded by the coding sequence ATGACTCGTAACGGAGCAGGCGGCGGCCCAGGGTTCTTCCAGCGCGCAGGGTTCGGGGTGGCCGCGGTGGTGATTCTCGCCCTCACCTTCACGCTCGGCATGCTCGTGGGCCGGCAGTGGACGCGCCCGGCGTCCCAGGCCGCGACCCCGGATGCCGCCAGGAAGGGCGCGGTGCCGGTGCGGCGGGGCGGTCTGGGGGAGATGGAGGCGGAGCGGCCCAGGGGCCTTTCCGAGAAGCTCACGTTCTATCAGACCCTCACCGCGCCGCTGGGCCCCACCAACTCCCACGCCAAGGGCAAGTCCGAGGAGAAGGGCAGGCCGGAGGCCAGACCCAGGCCGGAGGCCGGGCCTGCGGCCGATGCTTCGCCCAAGGCGGAGGGCGTGGCGAGGCCCGTCACCGCGCCGGGCGAGCCCGGCGGGAGCCGGGTCGAGGGCCCCGGTCGAGCTTCCCCGGCCACCGGCACCGTGTGGACGGTACAGGTGGGGGCCTTCAAGAACCGCAAGCAGGCCGACGCCGTGCAGCGGGCGCTCAGCGGCGCCGGGTTCCCGGCCGAGATCACCGCCCTGACGGCGGAGGATGGCCAGCCGCGCCACCGGGTCCGCGTGGGGTGGTTCAAGACGCGCAGCGACGCCGAGCAGATGGCCGAGCGGCTGCGCGCGGAACGGGCGCTGGCCACCTACGTGACCGCCAACTGA
- a CDS encoding iron ABC transporter permease encodes MSGAGDGAPRTTAARLAGIVGALGLVLAAAGAAALFVGSAAVTPASVLAVLTGQETAEAVARVVVLDLRLPRIAVAALAGGALAVAGVGFQALTRNPLAEPSVLGVSSGAAFGVVTGQLFGLGLTVLQAFGLTALAFAGAFIAGGAVYLIASTAAGLPVHTLLLAGVIVGIFFSSAITVLISLVDTNRLGGVIHWLLGNVAPIPAGPLLVFAGLTAAGVALVASQARRLNLLALGEEAALQLGVDAEALKRRIFAGAALLTAAVVAFAGPIGFVGLIVPHALRMLLGPDNRVLVPAAALGGGVFLLAADTLARSVVAPAEVSVGVITAFCGAPVFIALLRSRAAMVGRAEPCLTARRAKHGDSPSGARLQP; translated from the coding sequence ATGAGCGGCGCCGGCGACGGGGCCCCGAGGACGACAGCCGCGAGACTCGCGGGGATCGTCGGCGCCCTGGGGCTCGTGCTGGCGGCCGCCGGGGCGGCGGCGCTCTTCGTCGGCAGCGCCGCCGTGACGCCAGCATCGGTCCTCGCCGTGCTGACGGGCCAGGAGACGGCGGAGGCAGTGGCGCGCGTGGTCGTGCTCGATCTGAGGCTGCCCCGCATCGCGGTGGCCGCGCTGGCCGGCGGTGCGCTTGCCGTGGCCGGAGTGGGGTTCCAGGCGCTCACGCGCAATCCCCTCGCGGAGCCCTCGGTGCTCGGCGTCTCCAGCGGCGCGGCCTTCGGCGTCGTCACGGGACAGCTCTTCGGGCTCGGGCTCACGGTGCTCCAGGCCTTCGGGCTCACGGCCCTGGCCTTTGCCGGCGCCTTCATCGCCGGAGGTGCCGTCTACCTGATCGCCAGCACGGCCGCCGGGCTGCCGGTGCACACGCTCCTGCTGGCGGGCGTCATCGTCGGGATCTTCTTCTCCTCGGCCATCACCGTGCTCATCTCCCTCGTGGACACCAACCGCCTCGGCGGCGTGATCCACTGGCTGCTCGGCAACGTGGCGCCCATCCCGGCCGGCCCGTTACTGGTCTTCGCCGGGCTCACGGCCGCCGGCGTCGCGCTCGTCGCCAGCCAGGCGCGCCGGCTCAATCTCCTCGCGCTGGGCGAGGAGGCGGCGCTGCAGCTCGGGGTGGATGCCGAGGCCCTGAAGCGACGGATCTTCGCAGGCGCGGCGCTCCTCACCGCCGCCGTGGTGGCCTTCGCCGGGCCCATCGGTTTCGTGGGGCTGATCGTTCCCCACGCGCTCAGGATGCTCCTGGGGCCGGATAACCGGGTACTGGTGCCGGCGGCCGCGCTGGGGGGCGGCGTGTTCCTCCTCGCGGCGGACACGCTGGCGCGCAGCGTCGTCGCGCCGGCGGAGGTGTCGGTGGGCGTGATCACCGCCTTCTGCGGGGCGCCGGTGTTCATCGCGCTGCTCCGATCGCGTGCTGCGATGGTAGGGCGAGCTGAGCCGTGCCTCACGGCGAGGCGAGCGAAACATGGAGACTCCCCGAGCGGAGCGAGGCTCCAACCGTGA
- a CDS encoding arginine--tRNA ligase, with product MSHRRHGRRFVSAREETELKVTELLTQAFKRALEKKNLVPPADVIWQVPRGVHHADYATPSAMIYAREHGVPTEGVTVVVTEELESLPQVASAVVAGPGFINVVLKPASWADELRDILLLPDYGKGEQETGRRYRIEFVSANPTGPLVIVNARAAAVGDALARILRSQGAGVECQYYVNDAGTQFQALAASVEVRLREALGEPAELPENAYPGEYLVDLARDYLARDPAGARAVLALPAGERLDRLGRMAVEAMVAGQQRVLEAYGTTFDRWARETSDVRAAGLPERAIEELRAAGFLFEDEGALWFRSTALGDDKDRVLRKSDGDLTYFAVDIGFHHFGKFAGVDCVIDLLGPDHHGYIPRLRAAMKALGHPEATFDVLIVQLVTLLRDGQPVRMSKRRGEFVLMEELLEEVGRDAARFTFLTRRHDSPLEFDLAVATRQSADNPVFYVQYAHARVTSLFRTAAQQGVGVPPWSEVDFGRLVLPEEQAIIKRLLQYPELVAGAARAREPHRVAYYLGELAGAFHPYYKAHRILTEDRPLSLARLGLCAAVGQVVRSGLGLLGVSAPQSM from the coding sequence ATGAGCCATCGCCGCCATGGGCGGCGATTTGTATCTGCACGTGAGGAGACTGAACTGAAGGTCACGGAACTGCTCACACAGGCGTTCAAGCGAGCCCTCGAGAAGAAGAACCTGGTGCCGCCCGCGGATGTCATCTGGCAGGTGCCTCGAGGGGTACATCACGCCGACTACGCCACCCCGTCCGCCATGATCTACGCCCGTGAGCACGGCGTGCCGACCGAGGGGGTCACCGTCGTCGTCACGGAAGAACTGGAATCCCTTCCGCAGGTGGCGAGCGCGGTGGTCGCCGGCCCAGGCTTCATCAACGTCGTTCTGAAGCCGGCCTCCTGGGCCGATGAGCTTCGAGACATCCTCCTGCTCCCGGACTATGGCAAGGGCGAACAGGAGACGGGTCGCCGCTACCGCATCGAGTTCGTTTCGGCCAATCCCACGGGGCCGCTGGTCATCGTCAACGCGCGCGCGGCCGCGGTGGGCGATGCCCTGGCGCGCATCCTCCGCTCGCAGGGCGCCGGCGTGGAGTGCCAGTACTACGTCAACGACGCGGGGACGCAGTTCCAGGCCCTCGCCGCCTCCGTGGAGGTGCGGCTGCGCGAGGCGCTGGGCGAGCCCGCCGAGCTGCCCGAGAACGCCTATCCCGGCGAGTACCTCGTGGACCTCGCCCGGGACTATCTCGCGCGCGACCCGGCCGGCGCCCGCGCGGTGCTGGCGCTGCCGGCCGGCGAGCGCCTCGACCGGCTGGGCCGGATGGCGGTCGAGGCCATGGTCGCCGGCCAGCAGCGTGTCCTCGAGGCGTACGGCACGACCTTCGACCGCTGGGCCCGCGAGACCAGCGATGTGCGCGCCGCCGGCCTGCCCGAGCGGGCCATCGAGGAGCTCCGCGCCGCGGGCTTCCTCTTCGAGGACGAGGGCGCGCTCTGGTTCCGCTCCACCGCCCTCGGGGACGACAAGGACCGGGTCCTCAGGAAGTCGGACGGAGACCTCACCTACTTCGCCGTGGACATCGGCTTCCACCACTTCGGCAAGTTCGCGGGCGTCGATTGCGTGATCGATCTCCTGGGCCCCGACCATCACGGTTACATCCCGCGGCTCCGGGCCGCGATGAAGGCCCTCGGCCATCCCGAGGCGACCTTCGACGTCCTCATCGTCCAGCTCGTGACGCTCCTCCGCGACGGCCAGCCGGTCCGCATGTCCAAGCGGCGAGGGGAGTTCGTGCTCATGGAGGAATTGCTCGAGGAGGTGGGCCGGGACGCCGCCCGCTTCACCTTCCTCACCCGGCGCCACGACAGCCCGCTGGAGTTCGATCTGGCCGTCGCCACGCGCCAGAGTGCCGACAACCCGGTGTTCTACGTCCAGTACGCCCACGCGCGGGTCACGAGCCTGTTCAGGACCGCGGCCCAGCAGGGCGTCGGGGTGCCGCCGTGGAGCGAGGTGGATTTCGGCCGCCTCGTGCTGCCCGAGGAGCAGGCGATCATCAAGCGCCTGCTCCAGTACCCCGAGCTGGTGGCCGGCGCCGCCCGTGCGCGCGAGCCACACCGGGTTGCCTACTACCTCGGCGAGCTGGCGGGGGCCTTCCACCCCTACTACAAGGCGCACCGGATCCTCACGGAGGACAGGCCCCTCAGTCTGGCACGGCTCGGCCTCTGCGCCGCCGTGGGCCAGGTCGTGCGCAGCGGCCTCGGCCTCCTCGGCGTCTCCGCCCCCCAGAGCATGTAA
- a CDS encoding TonB-dependent receptor, whose product MARDARIRGWVVAGLLLAVVPPPATAQESKRVDPVVVTATRIETPAAEVGAAVTVVTEEDFRTYHYATVDEALRSVPGLEIRRSGSFGKTTSLSIRGATANQVQVLVDGVRVKSPTTGQAELSDISPDLIERIEILRGPQSALYGADAIGGVVNIITRRGKGPFSGSVQQEVGNYDTLRSRVSGGGQWQILDYAFAGSHLESNGQFKNDGSEERALSGRLGVALPWDSQLAFVARWNRTDTDLPVKFVCCGPLPVEPLIDVNQQQQSETLVLSLEGKTRPVPWWESRGRISRYENSLGFQDAVDPGYAFDIPTFSQINVERREAEWINAFHLGKWSTSTVGLEYRHEEGENKGVFRSRTHTQALFFEEQLRFFGRLFLTGGFRVEDHSVFGTETTERGSLAYLIKGWGTRLRGGAGSGFRAPTLNDLFFPGFSNPALEPETSFSWEVGADQKLWQERIRLGLTYFHNDFDNLIRFVTLPAPPFVAVVNLARARTSGIEAMAEADLLKNLVGSVNYTYTDSETSGSNRPLAREPRHRWHVGLTWEPLAGLSLFTQVHTSSRQFEDETVGYNRGHTRVDVGGTYRVLDRYGWLQAVEITARVQNLLDEGYAEVRGFPALGTQALVGARVRF is encoded by the coding sequence ATGGCAAGGGACGCACGGATCAGGGGCTGGGTCGTCGCGGGACTGCTGCTCGCGGTGGTCCCCCCGCCAGCGACGGCGCAGGAGAGCAAGAGGGTTGACCCCGTGGTGGTGACGGCGACCAGGATCGAGACGCCGGCGGCCGAGGTCGGGGCCGCGGTGACGGTGGTGACGGAGGAGGACTTCAGGACTTACCACTACGCGACGGTGGACGAGGCGCTTCGCAGCGTCCCCGGCCTCGAGATCCGCCGCTCCGGCAGCTTCGGCAAGACCACCAGCCTCTCCATCCGGGGGGCGACGGCCAACCAGGTGCAGGTGCTCGTGGACGGCGTGCGCGTCAAGAGCCCGACCACGGGGCAAGCTGAGCTGTCGGACATCTCCCCGGACCTCATCGAGCGCATCGAGATCCTCCGGGGGCCCCAGTCGGCCCTCTACGGCGCCGACGCCATCGGCGGCGTCGTCAACATCATCACCAGGCGCGGGAAGGGCCCCTTCAGCGGCTCCGTGCAGCAGGAGGTGGGCAACTACGACACGCTCCGCTCGCGGGTCTCCGGCGGCGGGCAGTGGCAGATCCTCGACTACGCCTTTGCCGGCTCGCATCTCGAGAGCAACGGCCAGTTCAAGAACGACGGCTCGGAGGAGCGCGCGCTCTCCGGTCGGCTGGGGGTGGCGCTGCCCTGGGACAGCCAGCTCGCCTTCGTGGCCCGCTGGAACCGGACCGACACGGATCTGCCCGTGAAGTTCGTCTGCTGCGGCCCGCTGCCCGTGGAGCCGCTGATCGACGTCAACCAGCAGCAGCAGAGCGAGACGCTCGTGCTGAGTCTCGAGGGGAAGACGCGACCCGTGCCCTGGTGGGAGAGCCGCGGGCGCATCTCCCGCTACGAGAACAGCTTGGGCTTCCAGGACGCTGTGGACCCGGGCTATGCCTTCGACATCCCCACGTTCTCGCAGATCAACGTCGAGCGCAGGGAGGCGGAGTGGATCAACGCCTTCCACCTGGGAAAGTGGAGCACGAGCACGGTGGGGCTCGAGTACCGCCACGAGGAAGGGGAGAACAAGGGCGTGTTCCGCTCGCGGACGCACACGCAGGCCCTCTTCTTCGAGGAGCAGCTCCGCTTCTTCGGCCGGCTCTTCCTCACGGGCGGCTTCCGCGTGGAGGACCACAGCGTCTTCGGCACCGAGACCACCGAGCGCGGCTCGCTGGCCTACCTGATCAAGGGCTGGGGCACGCGGCTGCGCGGCGGCGCGGGCTCGGGCTTCCGCGCCCCCACGCTCAACGACCTCTTCTTCCCGGGCTTCTCCAACCCGGCGCTCGAGCCGGAGACGAGCTTCTCCTGGGAGGTGGGCGCCGACCAGAAGCTCTGGCAGGAACGGATCCGGCTCGGCCTCACCTACTTCCACAACGACTTCGACAACCTCATCCGGTTCGTGACGCTCCCGGCGCCCCCCTTCGTGGCCGTGGTCAACCTGGCCCGCGCGCGAACGTCGGGCATCGAGGCGATGGCCGAGGCGGATCTCCTCAAGAACCTCGTCGGCTCCGTCAACTACACCTACACCGACTCGGAGACCTCCGGGAGCAACCGGCCGCTGGCCCGCGAGCCGCGCCACCGCTGGCACGTGGGGCTGACCTGGGAGCCCCTGGCGGGGCTGTCGCTCTTCACCCAGGTCCACACCTCCTCGCGCCAGTTCGAGGACGAGACGGTGGGCTACAACCGCGGCCACACCCGCGTGGACGTGGGCGGGACCTACCGGGTGCTGGACCGCTACGGGTGGCTGCAGGCCGTGGAGATCACGGCGCGGGTGCAGAACCTCCTCGACGAAGGGTATGCGGAGGTCCGCGGCTTCCCGGCCCTGGGCACCCAGGCCCTCGTGGGCGCGCGGGTGCGCTTCTGA
- a CDS encoding ABC transporter ATP-binding protein — MHDLSLAVEQGEILGVIGPNASGKTTLIRLLSRVVAPARGEILLDGLSLMRLGRAAVARSVAVVPQDVPRGFPYTAGELVLMGRFPHAPGRFFESEEDRAAAREAMELAGVLDLAREPLDRLSGGERQRVVLARALAQRPRLLVLDEPTAHLDLRYQAECVGLLRRLNAEAGLSVVLVSHDLNLAAEVSHCLLLLHRGRAVSLGPPESVLEEATLEAVYGCRVSVEKHPSSRRPVVHVVWPQPDPASRG; from the coding sequence ATCCACGATCTCTCCCTCGCCGTGGAGCAGGGAGAGATCCTGGGTGTCATCGGTCCCAACGCCTCCGGCAAGACGACCCTCATCCGCCTCCTGTCCCGGGTCGTGGCGCCGGCGCGCGGCGAGATCCTCCTCGACGGCCTGTCGCTGATGCGGCTCGGGCGCGCGGCGGTGGCCCGCAGCGTGGCCGTGGTTCCGCAGGACGTGCCGCGGGGGTTCCCGTATACGGCCGGCGAGCTGGTGCTCATGGGCCGCTTTCCCCACGCGCCCGGACGCTTCTTCGAGAGCGAGGAGGACCGGGCCGCCGCGCGGGAGGCGATGGAGCTGGCGGGTGTGCTCGATCTCGCGCGCGAGCCGCTGGATCGGCTGAGCGGCGGCGAGCGCCAGCGTGTCGTGCTCGCGCGGGCTCTCGCCCAGCGGCCGCGGCTCCTGGTGCTGGACGAGCCCACCGCCCACCTGGACCTCCGCTACCAGGCGGAGTGCGTCGGGCTCCTGCGCCGCCTCAACGCGGAGGCAGGGCTCAGCGTGGTGCTCGTCTCCCACGATCTCAATCTCGCCGCGGAGGTCTCCCACTGCCTGCTCCTGCTCCACCGGGGCAGGGCGGTGAGCCTCGGCCCCCCCGAGTCCGTGCTGGAGGAAGCGACACTCGAGGCCGTGTACGGCTGCCGCGTCAGCGTCGAGAAGCACCCCTCGAGCCGGCGGCCCGTCGTGCACGTGGTCTGGCCTCAGCCGGACCCGGCGTCGAGGGGGTGA
- the hpt gene encoding hypoxanthine phosphoribosyltransferase has protein sequence MPHRVGRILIPREEIAARTSELGRAIGHDLAGRNPLLVSVLKGAVIFMADLIRAIGAPIAIDFMGLSSYGASARSSGAVRLTADLSVSIEGRDVILVEDIVDSGRTLDYLQRNFATRRPKSLSVCVLLDKVGRREVDVKLDYVGFVIPDRFVVGYGFDLGGLYRGLPDIHVLEAGASG, from the coding sequence ATGCCGCATCGGGTGGGCCGCATCCTCATCCCGCGCGAGGAGATCGCCGCCCGCACGAGCGAGCTGGGGCGGGCCATCGGCCACGACCTGGCCGGCAGGAACCCGCTCCTCGTGAGCGTGCTCAAGGGTGCGGTGATCTTCATGGCCGACCTGATCCGCGCCATCGGCGCTCCCATTGCGATCGACTTCATGGGGCTCTCCTCGTACGGGGCGAGCGCCCGGTCGTCTGGCGCCGTCCGTCTCACTGCCGATCTGTCCGTGTCCATCGAGGGCCGGGACGTGATCCTGGTGGAGGACATCGTCGATTCCGGACGGACCCTCGACTACCTCCAGCGCAACTTTGCCACCCGCCGGCCGAAGAGCCTGTCCGTCTGCGTGCTGCTGGACAAGGTCGGGCGGCGGGAAGTGGACGTGAAGCTCGACTACGTGGGCTTCGTGATCCCGGACCGCTTCGTGGTCGGCTACGGCTTCGATCTCGGAGGGCTCTATCGCGGCTTGCCCGACATCCACGTGCTCGAGGCGGGAGCGTCCGGCTGA
- a CDS encoding cobalamin-binding protein: MTPLVGFLTAALLLATPLAGAALTLTDLTGRTVTLPAMPQRIISLVPGATEILFAIGAQDRLVGVTDFCDYPPEARRKPSVGGMLAPSLETMVALRPDLVVATPSGNREETVAQLERLRIPVYLVNPASVADVLRMMEGLGAVTGRRETARQTAQGLRLRIKAVAERVAARPRPRVLYVLWPDPLIVPARGAVVTELIALAGGESVTAGAGEGYPRYSLEAAVAQAPEVILLARHSVAVGPVSLEKWDRLTSLAAIRSGRLHAVDGDLFHRQGARIAEALEALARLIHPGAFPRAATR; the protein is encoded by the coding sequence GTGACCCCCCTGGTCGGCTTCCTCACGGCCGCTCTCCTGCTCGCGACACCCCTGGCGGGCGCGGCGCTCACGCTCACCGACCTGACGGGACGCACCGTGACGCTGCCGGCCATGCCCCAGCGCATCATCTCCCTCGTCCCCGGGGCCACGGAGATCCTCTTCGCCATCGGCGCCCAGGACCGCCTGGTGGGAGTCACTGACTTCTGCGACTACCCGCCCGAGGCGCGCCGCAAGCCGAGCGTCGGCGGCATGCTGGCGCCGAGCCTCGAGACCATGGTCGCCCTCAGGCCCGATCTCGTCGTGGCCACGCCCTCCGGCAATCGCGAGGAGACCGTCGCCCAGCTCGAGCGCCTGCGCATCCCCGTCTACCTCGTGAACCCTGCCAGCGTGGCCGACGTGCTGAGGATGATGGAGGGGCTCGGGGCGGTCACCGGGAGGCGCGAGACGGCGCGGCAGACGGCGCAGGGGCTCCGGCTGCGGATCAAGGCCGTGGCCGAGCGGGTCGCCGCGCGGCCACGGCCGCGGGTGCTCTACGTCCTCTGGCCGGATCCGCTGATCGTCCCGGCGCGCGGGGCCGTCGTCACCGAGCTGATCGCGCTGGCGGGCGGCGAGTCGGTGACGGCCGGCGCCGGGGAGGGCTATCCGCGCTACAGCCTCGAGGCGGCGGTGGCGCAGGCGCCCGAGGTGATCCTGCTGGCCCGTCACAGCGTCGCGGTCGGGCCGGTGAGCCTCGAGAAGTGGGACAGGCTGACGAGCCTGGCGGCCATCAGGTCGGGACGGCTGCACGCCGTGGACGGCGACCTCTTCCACCGCCAGGGGGCGCGGATCGCGGAGGCGCTCGAGGCGCTGGCGCGCCTCATCCATCCCGGGGCTTTCCCGCGGGCCGCGACCCGATGA